In Bufo gargarizans isolate SCDJY-AF-19 chromosome 6, ASM1485885v1, whole genome shotgun sequence, a single genomic region encodes these proteins:
- the RNF222 gene encoding RING finger protein 222 isoform X2 has product MSGEDSGKDNPTNECPVCYERLQNPNISERRLSCGHSFCHDCLVKYLMTAKKEGSIKKNIICPLCRYVTFLSKRGLILPPNAGELNQILEVPHSPSCLTHSTVVGNPNTLVIPIPETSGSHSPQDLCRCTCSVDTSPDLIGNSCSSQVFIISDQGQPMECSDEVVTSNETHHIDARANCCRSPSLIMILLLIFLVAVLAAVLPWILLVKKT; this is encoded by the coding sequence ATGTCGGGTGAAGACAGTGGTAAGGACAACCCTACAAATGAGTGTCCTGTATGTTACGAGCGTCTACAGAATCCGAACATCTCTGAGCGGAGGTTGAGCTGTGGTCATTCCTTCTGTCATGATTGCCTGGTAAAGTATCTCATGACGGCCAAGAAAGAGGGTTCCATAAAGAAGAATATCATATGTCCACTGTGCCGCTATGTGACATTCCTCAgcaagaggggacttattttgcCGCCAAATGCTGGAGAACTCAATCAGATTCTAGAGGTTCCTCACAGTCCTTCCTGTCTAACCCATTCCACTGTAGTAGGGAACCCCAACACCTTGGTCATACCCATTCCTGAGACAAGCGGGTCACATAGTCCACAAGACCTTTGCAGGTGCACATGTTCTGTTGATACTAGCCCAGATCTAATAGGTAATTCGTGTAGCTCTCAAGTCTTCATCATCAGTGATCAAGGACAACCAATGGAATGCAGCGATGAAGTGGTGACCAGTAACGAAACGCATCACATAGATGCCAGGGCGAACTGTTGCCGCTCTCCATCTTTAATAATGATATTGTTATTGATATTTCTTGTGGCTGTCTTGGCAGCAGTTCTTCCATGGATATTGTTGGTCAAAAAAACATGA